The following proteins come from a genomic window of Synechococcus sp. BIOS-E4-1:
- a CDS encoding phosphoadenylyl-sulfate reductase: MSQGTTDMIGTAAGVDSGTAAAGLDTLRAELDPMPPPQRLQWALNRFGSGFAMTTSFGIQSSVLLHMLSRLSGAESVPVIWVDTGYLPAETYRYANTLSARLGTRLVVTQSAVSPARMEAVHGRLWASDREEDMDLYLRLRKVEPLEEALSGLNVSCWASGVRRGQTELRNTMTVLDPIRDRLSLRPLLGWTKRDVFYYMQEHDLPQHPLFDQGYSTVGDWHSSAPDGVESEGRSTRFGGQRQECGIHVPGVMGDGI; this comes from the coding sequence ATGAGCCAGGGCACCACAGACATGATCGGCACCGCTGCTGGTGTGGATTCGGGGACGGCCGCTGCCGGTCTTGACACGCTGCGAGCAGAGCTGGACCCGATGCCGCCGCCGCAACGTCTTCAGTGGGCGTTGAATCGTTTCGGTTCCGGCTTCGCGATGACCACCAGTTTTGGCATCCAGTCGTCAGTGTTGCTGCACATGCTCAGTCGCCTCTCCGGAGCGGAGTCTGTGCCTGTGATCTGGGTGGATACGGGTTATCTGCCTGCGGAGACCTATCGCTACGCCAACACACTCAGTGCACGACTGGGCACCAGACTTGTTGTGACCCAGTCCGCCGTGTCTCCCGCGCGCATGGAAGCAGTCCATGGAAGGCTCTGGGCGAGTGATCGGGAGGAGGATATGGATCTGTATCTGCGCCTCCGCAAGGTGGAGCCTTTGGAGGAAGCGCTGAGTGGGCTGAACGTCAGCTGCTGGGCCAGTGGTGTTCGCCGCGGTCAGACAGAGCTGCGCAACACCATGACGGTGCTTGATCCGATCCGTGATCGTTTGTCTCTTCGTCCCTTGCTGGGGTGGACCAAGCGCGATGTCTTCTATTACATGCAGGAGCATGATCTGCCTCAGCACCCGCTGTTCGATCAGGGTTATTCCACCGTGGGAGACTGGCATTCCAGTGCTCCTGACGGTGTTGAGTCCGAGGGCCGCAGCACCCGCTTCGGAGGACAGCGTCAGGAGTGTGGCATCCATGTGCCCGGAGTCATGGGTGATGGCATCTGA
- a CDS encoding NAD(P)/FAD-dependent oxidoreductase, with the protein MTTPASGQVQPIVVIGGGFAGLSSALAFSRLHPRPPVVLIEPRDRFVFVPLLYELMSGELKGWEVAPDYASLLQGRGISHLQDRASSIDLDARSVTTASGRALQYSQLVLATGAQPEDFGIPGVRDNALNFHTLSDLQPLQERLQELRRRPSGTSSLVIAGAGATGVELACKLMDLLNGAATVQVVELGDQILPRSKAFNREQAEIALKKRGVTIHLNTRVDSVSATSVSLSGPQGSYQQNHDGLIWTAGSRPTIPDISPKLELHQGRLPVSQSLRLQAYPDVLALGDIAVNPKADELSGWPHSAQAAIQQGQFAAKELKAKLQGRDANTFVFKDLGEMLSLGIGDASITGLGLTLSGPLAFKLRRLTYLTRLPGLSLGLRAAGAWLVGP; encoded by the coding sequence TTGACTACCCCTGCCAGCGGGCAAGTTCAACCGATCGTGGTGATCGGTGGTGGATTCGCCGGATTGTCATCGGCGCTTGCCTTCAGTCGCCTGCATCCACGACCACCGGTTGTGCTGATTGAACCTCGTGATCGCTTTGTCTTCGTTCCACTGCTCTACGAATTGATGAGCGGGGAACTGAAGGGATGGGAGGTTGCCCCCGACTACGCATCCTTGCTGCAGGGGCGTGGAATCAGTCATCTGCAGGACCGCGCGAGCTCGATCGACCTTGATGCCCGCAGCGTCACTACAGCCTCGGGCCGCGCCCTGCAATACAGCCAGCTGGTGTTGGCAACGGGCGCGCAACCCGAGGATTTCGGCATCCCAGGAGTTCGCGACAACGCACTGAACTTCCACACCCTGTCTGATCTGCAACCTCTGCAGGAGCGCTTGCAGGAGCTGCGACGGCGCCCATCAGGCACAAGCTCCCTCGTGATTGCTGGGGCAGGAGCCACAGGGGTTGAACTGGCATGCAAGCTCATGGACCTGCTCAACGGTGCCGCCACGGTGCAAGTGGTTGAGCTCGGTGATCAGATCCTGCCCAGATCGAAAGCCTTCAACAGGGAGCAGGCCGAGATCGCCCTGAAGAAGCGTGGTGTGACCATTCACCTCAACACCCGAGTCGACTCGGTGTCAGCAACGTCCGTGTCGCTGAGCGGACCGCAGGGCTCGTATCAGCAGAATCACGATGGATTGATATGGACGGCAGGCAGTCGCCCCACAATTCCGGACATCTCTCCCAAGCTGGAGCTCCATCAAGGTCGACTGCCAGTCAGCCAATCACTGCGTCTGCAGGCCTACCCGGATGTACTGGCTCTCGGAGATATCGCCGTCAATCCCAAAGCAGATGAGCTTTCCGGCTGGCCTCATTCAGCTCAGGCGGCCATTCAGCAGGGTCAGTTTGCCGCGAAAGAGCTGAAGGCAAAGCTGCAAGGAAGGGATGCAAACACGTTTGTGTTCAAGGACCTCGGCGAAATGCTCAGCCTCGGCATTGGCGATGCCTCAATCACTGGCCTCGGCCTGACCCTCTCGGGGCCTCTGGCCTTCAAGCTGCGCCGACTGACCTACCTGACGCGATTGCCAGGGCTTTCGCTGGGGCTTCGCGCAGCCGGAGCCTGGCTGGTTGGTCCTTGA
- the bcp gene encoding thioredoxin-dependent thiol peroxidase — protein sequence MTLQIGDPAPDFTLPDENGEPLTLSSLKGQRVVIYFYPKDATPGCTKEACNFRDRWSDLKAHGIRVLGISKDNAASHTRFIAKQELPFTLLTDEEPCAVASSYESYGLKKFMGREFMGMMRHTFVVDAEGKLELIYRKVKADSMADQVLSDLGLG from the coding sequence ATGACTCTGCAGATCGGCGATCCCGCCCCTGACTTCACACTTCCAGATGAGAACGGTGAGCCTCTCACGCTTTCATCTCTGAAAGGGCAGCGAGTGGTGATCTATTTCTATCCGAAGGACGCAACCCCCGGCTGCACCAAGGAAGCGTGCAACTTCCGGGACCGCTGGAGCGACCTCAAGGCCCATGGCATCAGGGTGCTGGGAATCAGCAAGGACAACGCCGCATCCCACACCCGCTTCATCGCCAAGCAGGAACTTCCCTTCACCCTGCTCACCGACGAGGAACCATGCGCCGTGGCCAGCAGCTACGAGAGCTACGGCCTGAAGAAATTCATGGGCCGCGAGTTCATGGGCATGATGCGTCACACCTTTGTGGTGGATGCTGAAGGCAAGCTTGAATTGATTTACAGGAAGGTCAAAGCCGATTCAATGGCCGATCAAGTGCTGAGCGATCTGGGGCTGGGCTGA
- a CDS encoding 4'-phosphopantetheinyl transferase superfamily protein, which produces MQQIGPEASAGELVVSGQERAWAAGLTASRRQQYLASRGWMRSCLAALHAADPLQVPLNAPPGAPPRLLDPWGYVSLSHCADACLMGWSQQPIGVDLERADRKLRAAAALMRRFFTETEQRELTALEGDQLRQQVLDRWLVKEAAIKWQRGSLAQDLCCWEVSSSFCGALHRGLNLKVAAQLRSQGDWRFGVVVAEQTFLQDCLLCSA; this is translated from the coding sequence ATGCAGCAGATCGGCCCAGAGGCTTCAGCCGGAGAGCTGGTTGTGAGCGGGCAGGAGCGTGCCTGGGCCGCAGGGCTGACGGCGTCCCGCCGCCAGCAGTACCTGGCTTCGCGTGGTTGGATGCGGAGTTGTCTGGCCGCGCTGCATGCGGCTGACCCTCTGCAGGTGCCGCTGAACGCTCCACCGGGTGCTCCGCCACGGCTGTTGGACCCATGGGGTTATGTGAGCCTCAGCCACTGTGCTGACGCCTGTCTGATGGGTTGGTCTCAGCAGCCCATCGGCGTTGATCTGGAGCGTGCCGACCGAAAGCTCCGTGCGGCAGCCGCATTGATGCGTCGCTTCTTCACTGAGACTGAGCAACGTGAGCTGACGGCACTGGAGGGCGATCAGCTGCGACAGCAGGTTCTGGATCGGTGGCTGGTCAAAGAAGCTGCGATCAAGTGGCAGCGAGGCTCTCTGGCACAGGACCTCTGCTGCTGGGAGGTGAGCTCCAGCTTTTGTGGCGCCCTGCACCGTGGGTTGAATCTCAAGGTCGCTGCACAATTGCGGTCTCAGGGGGACTGGCGTTTTGGAGTTGTCGTTGCTGAGCAGACATTTCTGCAGGATTGTCTGCTTTGCTCAGCGTGA
- a CDS encoding AAA family ATPase: MKQDLFSHHGEAARLRQAPLADRLRPRNLDEFVGQGAILAEGRLLRRAISADRVGNLILHGPPGVGKTTLARIIANHTRAHFSSLNAVLAGVKDLRSEVNDARQRLERHGLRTILFIDEVHRFNSAQQDALLPWVENGTLSLIGATTENPFFEVNKALVSRSRLFRLQSLEPEDLSRLLQTALQDKERGYGDRDVEISAEASAHLVNVAGGDARSLLNALELAVESTPENHLGVIEIDLGIAEESIQQRAVLYDKQGDAHFDTISAFIKSLRGSDADAALFWLARMIEAGENPRFIFRRMLIAAGEDVGLADPQAVVVVEACAAAFERIGLPEGLYPLAQAALYLACTEKSNSTSGMFEALRQVREAQRQEVPAHLRDANRDGDAFGDGKGYRYPHAFREHWVAQQYLPSALQGEAFWSPSRQGWEGQRRERMLERRAAQLAASVEAVDEHPLLVSSGPEQPQLERWLQRQLSVDGERLQELRQRLWSDLPWQRTDRVLILGGRSLLWSLDPLGAVAEGGLTILCSSSSEQLRLEAQLQLLDPLNQPAVLSDAAELELLSPDHQFEVVGGRLNQADLNAPDLERFWALVSARSRSGAQLRLLLSEPQLGPAGGLLELLKRERAETKPRSPLQTLAALESNWLSQSEQRQMLLSQLERSGWVTTQSSWQEALRLSVETSLIERWLGENRPYRRALEKTGEASENALSELRHELMKQRGKHLPQSLRHWRIEGRLT; the protein is encoded by the coding sequence CTGAAACAGGATCTGTTCAGCCATCACGGGGAAGCCGCTCGGCTACGGCAAGCACCGCTCGCCGATCGTCTGCGGCCCCGCAATCTCGATGAATTCGTTGGGCAGGGAGCAATCCTTGCGGAGGGCCGCTTGCTGCGCCGAGCCATCTCAGCGGATCGTGTCGGAAATCTGATTCTGCATGGCCCACCCGGGGTCGGAAAGACCACCTTGGCAAGGATTATCGCCAATCACACAAGAGCCCATTTCAGTTCTCTCAATGCCGTGCTTGCCGGTGTGAAGGACTTGCGCTCTGAGGTGAACGATGCCCGTCAACGCCTCGAACGCCATGGGCTCCGCACCATCCTGTTTATCGATGAGGTGCATCGCTTCAACAGTGCCCAGCAGGATGCATTGCTGCCCTGGGTGGAGAACGGCACACTCAGCCTGATCGGTGCCACCACCGAAAACCCCTTTTTCGAAGTCAACAAGGCACTGGTCAGTCGGTCCAGGTTGTTTCGTCTGCAGAGCCTGGAGCCTGAAGACCTCAGTCGTTTGCTGCAGACAGCGCTGCAAGACAAGGAACGTGGCTATGGCGACCGCGATGTTGAAATCAGCGCTGAGGCTTCTGCCCATCTCGTCAATGTGGCAGGAGGTGACGCCCGCAGCCTGCTCAATGCGCTCGAGCTCGCCGTGGAGAGCACCCCTGAAAATCACCTGGGTGTGATTGAAATCGACCTTGGCATCGCTGAGGAATCCATCCAGCAGCGCGCCGTGCTCTACGACAAGCAGGGTGATGCGCACTTCGACACGATCAGCGCATTCATCAAATCCCTGAGGGGCTCGGATGCCGACGCTGCACTGTTCTGGCTGGCACGGATGATCGAAGCCGGTGAAAACCCACGCTTCATTTTCCGGCGCATGCTGATCGCGGCCGGGGAAGACGTGGGACTTGCGGACCCTCAGGCGGTGGTGGTGGTCGAAGCCTGCGCCGCGGCCTTTGAGCGCATCGGACTTCCAGAGGGACTGTATCCACTTGCCCAGGCAGCTCTCTATCTGGCCTGCACCGAAAAAAGCAACAGCACCAGCGGCATGTTCGAAGCGCTGCGGCAGGTTCGTGAAGCACAGCGCCAGGAGGTACCTGCCCACCTGCGCGACGCCAACCGCGATGGCGATGCCTTCGGTGACGGCAAGGGCTATCGCTACCCCCATGCTTTTCGCGAACACTGGGTGGCACAGCAGTACTTACCCAGTGCCCTTCAGGGTGAAGCCTTCTGGTCACCGAGTCGTCAGGGCTGGGAAGGACAACGTCGCGAACGGATGCTGGAACGTCGTGCCGCTCAGCTGGCAGCCTCAGTGGAGGCGGTCGACGAACACCCGCTGTTGGTGAGCAGCGGACCGGAACAACCTCAGCTGGAGCGCTGGCTGCAACGGCAACTGTCCGTGGATGGTGAACGCCTGCAGGAGCTGCGACAGAGACTCTGGTCAGACCTCCCATGGCAGCGCACGGATCGGGTGCTGATCCTGGGCGGTCGGTCGCTGCTCTGGTCGCTCGATCCCCTTGGAGCCGTGGCCGAAGGTGGTCTCACAATTCTCTGTTCATCCTCAAGCGAACAACTACGGCTGGAAGCGCAGTTGCAGTTGCTTGATCCACTCAATCAACCGGCCGTCCTGAGCGATGCGGCTGAATTGGAGTTGCTGAGCCCTGACCACCAGTTCGAAGTGGTGGGCGGGCGACTGAATCAGGCCGATCTCAACGCCCCTGACCTTGAGAGGTTCTGGGCCCTGGTGAGCGCCCGCTCAAGAAGTGGTGCTCAGCTGAGGTTGTTGCTTAGTGAACCCCAACTCGGACCGGCAGGGGGGCTGCTGGAACTGCTCAAGCGCGAAAGGGCGGAAACCAAACCGAGGTCACCGCTGCAAACCCTGGCCGCACTGGAATCCAACTGGCTGAGTCAGTCGGAACAGCGTCAAATGCTGCTGAGTCAGCTTGAGCGCAGCGGTTGGGTGACGACCCAGAGCAGCTGGCAGGAAGCGCTGAGGCTCTCCGTTGAGACGAGTCTGATCGAACGATGGCTAGGAGAAAACCGCCCCTACCGCAGGGCTCTTGAAAAAACCGGAGAAGCGAGTGAAAACGCTCTGTCTGAGCTGCGTCATGAGCTGATGAAGCAACGCGGCAAACATCTTCCCCAGAGTCTTCGCCACTGGCGAATCGAAGGTCGACTGACCTGA
- a CDS encoding alpha/beta hydrolase, translated as MFTRFAAGALAAASISTLAVAAEAGTKRPVRWVSGGAVWTTKASAFAKFFNDGEITDRALQAGINNSGWTADEIQEGMTKSYDVDLVGVSRFLYSADGVKFLDDQTRSYFPYWQKKKTAVVALRSAIILDAADGEISSAGIMRQLPVDFRLNDNGVSDGAQNVCKEGLDEPQSTSLLSWYVFLPACVQANQILPAEPAPAAAPVRGLW; from the coding sequence GTGTTCACCCGTTTTGCAGCCGGCGCTCTCGCCGCCGCTTCCATTTCCACTCTGGCTGTCGCCGCTGAAGCTGGCACCAAGCGCCCTGTGCGCTGGGTGTCCGGTGGTGCTGTCTGGACCACCAAAGCATCAGCTTTCGCTAAGTTCTTCAACGATGGCGAAATCACTGACCGTGCCCTTCAAGCAGGTATCAACAACTCCGGTTGGACTGCTGATGAAATCCAAGAGGGCATGACCAAGAGCTACGACGTAGACCTGGTTGGTGTTTCTCGCTTCCTGTATTCCGCCGATGGCGTGAAGTTCCTGGACGACCAGACCCGCAGCTACTTCCCTTACTGGCAGAAGAAAAAGACCGCTGTGGTCGCTCTTCGCTCCGCCATCATCCTTGACGCTGCCGATGGAGAAATCTCCTCTGCAGGCATCATGCGCCAGCTTCCCGTTGACTTCCGTCTGAATGACAACGGCGTTTCTGACGGTGCTCAGAACGTCTGTAAGGAAGGTCTCGACGAGCCCCAGTCCACATCCCTTCTCTCCTGGTATGTGTTCCTGCCCGCATGCGTGCAGGCCAACCAGATCCTTCCCGCTGAGCCCGCACCTGCTGCTGCTCCCGTCCGCGGCCTCTGGTGA
- a CDS encoding SLC13 family permease: MVELSVALQNGDALITLAVLLVAVALFISGAMAPELVGLLSVSLLMIGGVLTPLQALSGFGSPALITLMGLFAVSAALFRSGALDRLRELIASERIRTPRRMVGLLTLVVAPISGVVPNTPIVASLLPVLESWCQKRGIAPSRVLLPLSFATLLGGTLTLLGSSVNLLASDVSQQLGYGSLDLFSFSAIGVPVWLAGASYMLIAPRALLPDRSEPDDQLSTNQSLTGYFTEVTIPGSSSLVGQTLRHSRLQRRFDVDVLELQRGGERILPPLADRCIEAEDRLLLRVTRADLLRLQQDHTIQLASASRPAADQLAMVSTEPTLSSEGANGQKTVEVLLPAGSTLAGASLRELRFRQRHNATVLALRRGQQTVQERLGQAVLREGDVLLLQAPLDAIRGLQASNDLLVLDQLENDLPTIRRKPQAITITALMLLVPTITAVPLVAAVLLAVVLLVLMGCLRTGEVQRSIRLDVILLLGSLSSFSVALQTSGLANAMASDMERLLLNWPSYWALLVIFLATNLITSVMSNAASVALLVPVATQLAPSLNLPPQALLLTVLFGASQSFLTPMGYQTNLMVFGPGRYRFFDVARYGAGLTLLMTLLVPGLILVQAGGR, translated from the coding sequence ATGGTTGAGCTCAGTGTCGCTCTGCAGAACGGAGACGCTCTGATCACTCTCGCTGTGCTGCTAGTCGCGGTGGCCCTGTTCATCAGCGGAGCCATGGCACCTGAACTGGTGGGTCTGCTCAGTGTGTCGCTGCTGATGATCGGTGGCGTGCTGACCCCACTGCAGGCCCTGAGCGGCTTCGGCAGCCCTGCTCTGATCACGCTGATGGGACTGTTCGCCGTTTCAGCAGCGCTGTTCCGCAGCGGCGCTCTTGATCGACTCAGAGAACTGATTGCATCCGAACGCATCAGGACTCCCAGACGCATGGTGGGATTGCTGACCCTGGTGGTGGCACCGATCTCCGGCGTGGTGCCCAACACACCCATTGTGGCGAGCCTGCTTCCGGTGCTGGAGAGCTGGTGCCAGAAGAGAGGGATCGCGCCATCCAGGGTGCTTCTGCCTCTTTCCTTTGCCACACTGCTGGGCGGCACCCTCACGCTGCTCGGCAGTTCCGTGAATCTGCTGGCCAGTGACGTCAGCCAGCAACTGGGCTATGGATCCCTGGATCTGTTCAGTTTCAGCGCCATCGGAGTACCGGTCTGGCTCGCCGGAGCGAGCTACATGCTGATTGCCCCCCGCGCACTGCTGCCGGACAGGAGTGAGCCTGATGATCAGCTCAGCACCAACCAGTCACTCACTGGATACTTCACGGAAGTCACGATCCCAGGATCTTCCTCGCTTGTCGGACAGACCCTGCGGCACAGCCGGCTGCAACGTCGCTTCGATGTGGATGTTCTCGAGCTGCAGAGAGGTGGCGAACGAATCCTTCCACCCCTGGCCGACCGCTGCATCGAGGCCGAGGACCGCCTGCTGCTGAGAGTCACACGGGCCGATCTGCTACGCCTTCAACAGGACCACACGATTCAGCTCGCCTCTGCCAGTCGTCCTGCCGCTGATCAGCTCGCCATGGTCAGCACCGAGCCGACCTTGTCCAGCGAAGGTGCAAACGGTCAGAAGACCGTTGAGGTGCTGCTTCCAGCTGGATCCACACTGGCCGGTGCAAGCCTGCGGGAGCTGCGTTTTCGACAACGACACAACGCAACGGTGCTGGCACTCCGTCGAGGTCAGCAGACGGTTCAAGAGCGACTTGGCCAGGCCGTTCTGCGTGAAGGTGATGTGCTGCTGCTGCAAGCTCCGCTGGATGCAATCCGGGGGCTTCAGGCCAGTAACGATCTGCTGGTGCTCGACCAGCTTGAAAACGATCTACCCACCATCCGGCGCAAGCCTCAGGCCATCACCATCACGGCTCTGATGCTGCTGGTGCCCACCATCACCGCCGTCCCCCTGGTTGCCGCAGTGCTCTTGGCCGTTGTGCTGCTGGTGCTGATGGGATGCCTGAGAACAGGTGAGGTGCAGCGGTCGATCAGACTGGACGTGATTCTTCTGCTCGGGTCCCTTTCCAGCTTCAGCGTCGCTCTGCAGACCAGTGGCCTGGCCAACGCCATGGCATCCGACATGGAGAGACTGCTGCTGAATTGGCCGTCTTACTGGGCGTTACTGGTCATTTTTCTCGCCACCAACCTGATCACCAGCGTGATGAGCAATGCCGCGTCGGTGGCACTGCTGGTGCCTGTGGCCACGCAGCTGGCTCCGTCTCTGAACCTTCCCCCCCAGGCTTTATTGCTCACTGTGCTGTTCGGAGCCAGCCAGTCGTTCCTCACTCCGATGGGATACCAAACCAACCTGATGGTTTTCGGACCAGGGCGTTACCGCTTTTTCGATGTAGCTCGCTATGGGGCCGGTCTCACATTGCTGATGACCTTGCTGGTTCCTGGATTGATCCTTGTCCAGGCAGGAGGCCGCTGA
- the hflX gene encoding GTPase HflX encodes MKQAHLAGRTRGLRPSQLKQLERLSHRRHPDDCGADLFTLERLAELAVQLEETLHLLIDDRGVCRLLWVGPLGESDRLDRHLQGGSRRRPRQWRLISALHGRRSPDLVPDGRDAVIALDVQPQSWLRYQAVIARSGIRSGALWLPNPKADAGWSCGEAGDLTMLCSSEANAGNDAPHGDPCQAAQEHIASTVEQVLLLTLTGTDPARNERELAELEGLTRSAGATTVAVCRQRQGQINPQTLWGKGKLQEAALDIRKHGATLVITDRELTPVQARNLERLLDSPVMDRSELILDIFAQRASSAAGRLQVELAQLRYRLPRLAGRGLSLSRQGGGIGTRGPGETQLEKDRRAISRRIEHLGRELRQLGAHRARLRERRHELPGVALVGYTNAGKSSLLNALCDRAPGGPVQAENILFATLDPTTRRLCLPRAGAAPRELLITDTVGFIRELPAPLMQAFMATLEETRNADQLLLVVDLGDPDWHGQLKAVHSILDGLGCEQPRKVLANQIDRCHAGALERIRALEPEALYLSATMGTGLKGLRTWLEQTFWESTPETVSPPVTEPTGAPPNG; translated from the coding sequence TTGAAACAGGCTCACCTGGCAGGCAGAACCAGGGGGCTGCGTCCTTCACAGCTCAAGCAGCTGGAACGCCTCAGCCATCGTCGCCACCCCGATGATTGCGGTGCTGACCTCTTCACGCTGGAACGGCTTGCCGAACTCGCTGTGCAGCTTGAGGAAACGCTGCATCTGCTGATCGACGACCGTGGCGTCTGCCGCCTGCTTTGGGTTGGCCCACTCGGAGAATCCGATCGACTGGACCGCCATCTTCAGGGCGGATCCAGGCGCCGCCCCAGGCAATGGCGCCTGATCAGCGCGCTGCATGGACGCCGTTCTCCGGACCTTGTCCCTGATGGTCGCGATGCGGTGATCGCCCTGGATGTTCAGCCCCAGTCTTGGCTGCGGTATCAGGCCGTGATCGCTCGCAGTGGGATCCGTTCCGGTGCCCTCTGGCTTCCAAACCCCAAGGCCGACGCTGGCTGGAGTTGCGGGGAAGCAGGCGATCTGACGATGCTCTGCAGCAGCGAAGCCAATGCTGGGAATGACGCGCCGCATGGCGATCCGTGTCAGGCAGCGCAGGAGCACATCGCTTCAACAGTGGAGCAGGTGCTGCTGCTCACTCTCACCGGCACGGACCCTGCACGGAACGAGCGTGAACTGGCCGAACTCGAGGGGTTGACGCGCAGTGCCGGTGCCACAACAGTTGCCGTCTGCCGCCAGCGTCAGGGACAGATCAATCCTCAGACCCTCTGGGGTAAAGGCAAGCTGCAGGAGGCAGCACTGGACATCCGCAAGCACGGCGCCACGCTTGTGATCACTGACAGAGAGCTCACGCCTGTTCAAGCAAGAAACCTGGAGCGGCTGCTCGACAGTCCAGTGATGGATCGCAGCGAGCTGATCCTCGATATCTTTGCTCAACGGGCCTCCAGCGCTGCAGGCCGCCTCCAGGTCGAACTGGCCCAGCTTCGCTACAGACTGCCAAGGCTTGCAGGACGCGGATTGAGTCTGTCTCGGCAGGGGGGTGGCATCGGCACCCGCGGTCCAGGAGAAACCCAGCTTGAAAAAGACAGACGTGCGATCAGCCGACGCATCGAACACCTGGGCCGGGAATTGCGCCAGCTGGGAGCACACCGAGCCCGGCTGAGAGAGCGACGCCATGAACTTCCCGGTGTCGCGCTGGTTGGGTACACCAATGCCGGCAAGTCATCGCTGCTCAATGCGCTCTGTGACCGCGCGCCGGGAGGACCGGTCCAAGCCGAAAACATCCTGTTCGCGACCCTCGATCCCACAACACGTCGGCTCTGCTTGCCGAGGGCTGGAGCCGCTCCCCGGGAGCTGTTGATCACCGACACGGTGGGGTTCATCCGTGAACTGCCGGCCCCTCTGATGCAAGCCTTCATGGCCACGCTCGAAGAAACCCGCAATGCAGACCAGCTGCTGCTGGTGGTGGATCTCGGAGATCCCGACTGGCACGGACAACTCAAAGCCGTTCACTCCATTCTCGACGGGCTTGGCTGTGAGCAGCCCAGAAAGGTGCTGGCCAACCAGATCGACCGATGTCATGCAGGAGCCTTAGAGCGGATCCGTGCACTGGAGCCTGAAGCCCTTTACCTCTCCGCCACCATGGGAACAGGCCTGAAGGGTCTGCGAACATGGCTTGAACAGACGTTCTGGGAGTCCACACCAGAAACAGTCAGCCCACCTGTCACGGAGCCAACAGGCGCACCCCCCAATGGTTGA
- a CDS encoding type III pantothenate kinase, translating into MRSEQRCLLIGNSRWHWAERIRSGAWSYSHSQPQLSLLASDPPLCAWAAVGPVPDHSMLSPDRCLGLDAIPLRNVPPWLGIDRALAGWGAWIQSDQVGSLMVVDAGTVLSLTRVSGDGGFNGGWLSAGLRLQLQAMAAGTQALTDPGDQMQDPSAGTPFPRKPCEAMRRGVIESLVGLIIRAQELDPSPLWLCGGDAPLLVRPLLSQGLEVNHAPDLVMQSLVKLVSPAPDRSALDRPLNRL; encoded by the coding sequence ATGCGGTCTGAGCAGCGCTGTCTGCTGATCGGTAACAGTCGCTGGCACTGGGCCGAGCGAATTCGGAGCGGTGCCTGGAGCTACAGCCATTCCCAGCCTCAGCTGTCTCTATTGGCTTCTGATCCGCCGCTTTGTGCTTGGGCGGCAGTTGGACCTGTGCCTGATCATTCCATGCTCAGCCCAGATCGCTGTCTCGGCCTGGATGCGATTCCGCTGCGAAATGTGCCGCCATGGCTTGGCATCGACAGGGCGCTGGCGGGATGGGGAGCCTGGATTCAGTCAGACCAGGTTGGCTCCCTGATGGTTGTTGATGCCGGCACCGTGCTCAGCCTGACGCGGGTCAGCGGAGATGGTGGATTCAACGGTGGCTGGCTTTCAGCTGGATTGAGGCTGCAGTTGCAGGCCATGGCGGCAGGCACTCAGGCGCTGACAGATCCTGGCGACCAGATGCAGGATCCGAGTGCTGGAACCCCGTTCCCGAGGAAGCCGTGCGAGGCGATGCGCCGGGGAGTGATCGAAAGTCTCGTCGGTCTGATCATCCGAGCCCAGGAACTTGATCCCTCTCCGCTCTGGCTCTGCGGTGGTGATGCTCCGCTGCTGGTGCGGCCTTTGCTGAGCCAGGGGCTTGAAGTGAATCATGCCCCTGATCTTGTGATGCAGTCACTGGTGAAACTGGTCAGCCCAGCCCCAGATCGCTCAGCACTTGATCGGCCATTGAATCGGCTTTGA